From a single Ignavibacteriota bacterium genomic region:
- a CDS encoding response regulator transcription factor, producing MRILVVEDDSASSFVLTTLLSPYGETAAAVDGKAGLDAFRQAHAEGKPFELICLDIMMPQLDGQGVLRAIRAFEEEKRIDRKKAARVIMTTALGDKLNVIEALPRCDAYLQKPIDRKELLFYIKKFGLLSPAEQQEIAERERKRAATAGLPEKTKDMPWVD from the coding sequence ATGCGGATCCTGGTCGTTGAAGATGATAGTGCGAGCAGCTTCGTTCTCACCACATTGCTGAGTCCGTATGGTGAGACGGCCGCTGCCGTTGATGGGAAGGCCGGGCTCGATGCATTCCGACAGGCACACGCCGAGGGGAAACCCTTCGAACTCATCTGCCTTGACATCATGATGCCGCAACTCGACGGTCAGGGGGTGCTGCGGGCCATACGTGCATTCGAGGAAGAGAAGAGGATCGACAGGAAGAAGGCCGCACGGGTCATCATGACCACGGCATTGGGCGACAAACTCAATGTGATCGAGGCACTGCCGCGGTGTGATGCATATCTGCAGAAGCCCATCGACAGGAAGGAACTGCTGTTCTACATCAAGAAATTCGGTTTGCTCAGCCCGGCGGAGCAGCAGGAGATCGCGGAGCGCGAGCGCAAGCGGGCGGCGACAGCGGGTCTTCCCGAGAAGACCAAGGACATGCCCTGGGTGGATTGA